The [Limnothrix rosea] IAM M-220 genome has a window encoding:
- a CDS encoding CYTH domain-containing protein, which yields MAQEIERKFLVIGDRWRGLAEGIYYRQGYLQRQPERTVRVRLAGEQGILTIKGKTTGISRLEYEYSIPKADAITMLDHLGDRPQVEKKRYRIPLGDFIWEIDEFFGENTGLIVAEIELQFENQPFPLPPWIGLEVTHLSRYYNANLVSHPFCQWTATEQQGK from the coding sequence ATGGCTCAGGAAATTGAACGGAAATTTTTAGTGATCGGCGATCGCTGGCGAGGGTTAGCGGAGGGCATTTACTATCGCCAAGGCTATCTACAACGTCAACCCGAACGAACAGTACGCGTCCGTTTAGCCGGAGAACAGGGGATTTTAACGATTAAAGGTAAAACGACAGGCATTTCTCGCCTCGAATACGAATACTCGATACCGAAAGCCGATGCGATCACCATGCTTGATCATTTGGGCGATCGCCCTCAAGTTGAGAAAAAACGTTATCGTATCCCCCTCGGAGACTTTATTTGGGAAATTGACGAATTTTTTGGTGAAAACACAGGCTTAATTGTGGCCGAAATCGAACTGCAATTTGAAAACCAACCATTTCCCCTCCCCCCTTGGATTGGCTTAGAAGTAACCCACCTATCGCGCTACTACAACGCCAACCTTGTTAGCCATCCCTTTTGTCAGTGGACAGCAACGGAACAACAGGGAAAGTGA
- the recQ gene encoding DNA helicase RecQ encodes MTQFPTLEAALKHFFGYESFRPGQKTVIEAALQNRDVLALMPTGAGKSICFQLPALLKSGLTIVISPLIALMQDQVDSLTDNGIGATFLNSTLNLDQARSRIQAIFNGKIKLLYVAPERLFNEGFQEFLNDVTNSVGLSGFVVDEAHCVSEWGHDFRPEYRQLARLRRNYPQVPCHAFTATATERVRQDIITQLALHTPSFHCTSFNRPNLYYEVIPKTSRSYDQVLKYVRKHRGKSGIIYCSSRKKVDDISDRLKNDGVNALPYHAGMSDKLRASHQDQFIRDDVPVIVATIAFGMGINKPDVRFVVHYDLPGNLERYYQESGRAGRDNEPANCALLYSPGDIKRAEYFIELKDDENEKRVAYQQLQKMIDYAEGIECRRTIQLSYFGESFVGNCGACDNCKNPKPIEDWTIEAQKFLSCVARCRERYGMSYIIDVLKGSRREKILQNRHHELSTYGIGRDHTKDEWKNLGRSLLHQGLMAETSDGYRVLKLNALSWEILRKQREVKIAVERRKSAEEILGVSASRLDVEMLFEELRRLRKHLADVNWVAPYMIFSDSTLRKMAKKRPQTRADFMQISGVTIAKTQRYGEPFLNKIKEFCRSQPSSKPKVSESHIFTLQLFQQNLSVPEIAKQRSLTAGTINKHLADLIENGEMVELDRIVTRKAQEEIRGAIAAVGHESLSKIRTHLNEKFSYDAIRLVRAQWLQSLAQTPEKIS; translated from the coding sequence ATGACCCAATTTCCTACCCTAGAAGCGGCTCTTAAACACTTCTTTGGGTACGAGTCATTTCGTCCGGGGCAAAAAACAGTCATTGAAGCCGCCCTACAAAATCGCGATGTGCTGGCCTTGATGCCGACGGGTGCAGGAAAATCCATTTGTTTTCAATTACCGGCGCTGCTGAAATCGGGATTAACAATTGTCATTTCGCCATTGATCGCCCTAATGCAAGATCAGGTGGATTCCCTAACGGACAATGGTATTGGCGCAACGTTTCTCAATAGCACCCTTAATTTAGACCAAGCGCGATCGCGGATCCAAGCGATATTTAACGGCAAAATCAAGTTGCTTTATGTTGCCCCCGAAAGATTATTCAATGAGGGATTTCAAGAATTTCTCAATGATGTCACCAACTCTGTGGGGCTGTCCGGCTTTGTCGTCGATGAAGCCCACTGTGTCTCGGAATGGGGTCACGATTTTCGGCCAGAATATCGGCAACTCGCACGATTGCGGCGTAACTATCCCCAAGTTCCCTGTCACGCATTCACTGCGACGGCGACGGAACGGGTTCGGCAAGATATCATCACGCAATTAGCGCTGCACACACCGAGCTTCCATTGCACCAGTTTTAATCGCCCAAATCTCTACTATGAGGTCATTCCCAAGACTAGCCGCAGTTATGATCAGGTGCTGAAATATGTCCGCAAACATCGGGGTAAATCGGGGATTATTTATTGTTCGAGCCGTAAAAAAGTCGATGACATTAGCGATCGCCTCAAAAACGACGGTGTAAATGCTTTGCCGTACCATGCGGGCATGTCCGACAAGCTACGGGCGAGTCATCAGGATCAATTTATTCGGGATGATGTACCTGTTATCGTTGCAACCATTGCCTTTGGGATGGGCATCAATAAACCGGATGTGCGCTTTGTGGTGCACTATGATTTACCCGGAAATTTGGAGCGATATTACCAAGAATCAGGGCGGGCAGGGCGTGATAATGAACCCGCAAATTGTGCGTTGCTCTATAGTCCCGGCGATATTAAGCGGGCTGAGTATTTTATTGAACTGAAAGATGACGAAAACGAAAAACGGGTAGCCTACCAGCAGCTCCAAAAAATGATCGATTATGCTGAGGGCATCGAATGTCGGCGGACGATTCAGCTGAGTTATTTCGGGGAAAGTTTTGTCGGCAATTGTGGCGCTTGTGATAACTGCAAAAATCCGAAACCCATTGAAGATTGGACGATTGAGGCGCAGAAATTCTTATCCTGTGTCGCCCGCTGTCGGGAACGCTATGGCATGTCCTACATTATCGATGTACTGAAAGGGTCTCGGCGCGAAAAGATTTTGCAAAATCGCCACCATGAATTATCAACCTACGGCATTGGGCGCGATCACACGAAGGATGAATGGAAAAATCTGGGGCGATCGCTGTTGCATCAGGGCTTAATGGCAGAAACCAGTGATGGCTACCGTGTCCTAAAACTGAATGCTTTGAGCTGGGAAATTCTGCGGAAACAACGGGAAGTCAAGATTGCGGTAGAGCGCCGTAAATCGGCAGAAGAGATTTTGGGTGTTAGCGCCAGCCGACTGGATGTGGAGATGCTTTTCGAAGAGTTGCGTCGTCTGCGGAAGCACCTCGCGGATGTGAATTGGGTTGCGCCCTACATGATTTTTTCGGATTCAACCCTGAGGAAAATGGCAAAAAAACGTCCCCAAACCCGTGCTGATTTTATGCAAATTTCTGGGGTGACTATTGCGAAAACCCAACGTTATGGCGAACCGTTCCTCAACAAAATTAAAGAGTTTTGCCGATCGCAACCGTCCTCTAAACCCAAGGTTTCTGAAAGTCATATTTTCACGTTGCAACTATTCCAACAAAATCTTTCTGTCCCTGAAATCGCTAAGCAACGTAGTCTGACTGCTGGCACGATCAACAAGCACCTCGCGGATCTAATCGAAAATGGGGAAATGGTTGAGCTAGATCGGATTGTGACCCGAAAAGCTCAGGAAGAAATTAGGGGGGCGATCGCCGCAGTGGGTCATGAGTCTCTCAGTAAAATTCGTACACACCTCAACGAAAAATTCAGCTATGATGCTATCCGGTTAGTTCGTGCCCAATGGTTGCAATCCCTAGCTCAAACTCCAGAAAAAATCAGTTAG
- the ilvC gene encoding ketol-acid reductoisomerase: protein MARMYYDADANLDLLNGKTVAIVGYGSQGHAHALNLKESGVDVVVGLYEGSKSKAKAEAEGLKVLSVAEAAKAADWVMILLPDDVQKRVYTNDIAPNLKAGDILSFAHGFNINFGQIVPPADVDVVMVAPKGPGHLVRRTYTQGQGVPALFAVDQDASGQARDLAMAYAKGIGGTRGGILETTFREETETDLFGEQAVLCGGLSELIKAGFETLVEAGYQPELAYFECLHEVKLIVDLVVEGGLAKMRDSISTTAEYGDYMSGPRIVTADTKAAMKKILSEIQSGEFARNFILENQSGGAQFKAIRRREAEHPIEVVGKDLRAMFSWLKDN, encoded by the coding sequence ATGGCTCGCATGTATTATGATGCGGACGCGAATTTAGATCTTTTAAATGGAAAAACCGTGGCCATTGTTGGCTATGGTTCCCAAGGTCATGCCCACGCCCTCAATCTCAAAGAAAGCGGCGTCGATGTTGTTGTGGGTTTATATGAAGGTAGTAAGTCCAAAGCAAAAGCCGAGGCTGAAGGTCTGAAGGTCTTGTCCGTTGCAGAAGCTGCGAAGGCTGCGGACTGGGTGATGATCCTGCTGCCGGATGATGTCCAAAAGCGTGTTTACACGAACGACATTGCTCCCAATCTCAAAGCAGGGGATATTCTCTCCTTTGCCCATGGTTTTAATATCAACTTCGGTCAGATTGTGCCTCCCGCAGATGTTGATGTCGTTATGGTTGCGCCGAAAGGCCCTGGTCACCTCGTGCGCCGTACCTATACCCAAGGTCAGGGTGTACCTGCATTATTTGCCGTTGATCAAGATGCTAGTGGTCAAGCCCGTGATCTAGCAATGGCATATGCTAAAGGCATTGGTGGGACTCGCGGCGGCATCCTAGAAACGACGTTCCGTGAAGAGACTGAAACAGATCTTTTCGGTGAGCAGGCGGTTCTCTGTGGTGGTCTTAGTGAATTAATTAAGGCTGGTTTTGAGACTCTTGTTGAAGCGGGATACCAGCCGGAATTGGCTTATTTTGAATGTTTGCATGAAGTCAAGCTCATTGTTGACCTTGTGGTTGAAGGTGGCCTCGCGAAAATGCGTGATAGCATCTCGACGACTGCTGAGTATGGGGATTATATGAGTGGTCCTCGCATTGTGACTGCTGATACGAAAGCTGCGATGAAGAAAATTCTCAGCGAAATTCAGTCTGGTGAGTTTGCTCGTAACTTCATTTTGGAAAATCAGTCTGGTGGTGCACAGTTTAAGGCTATTCGTCGCCGTGAAGCTGAGCATCCCATTGAGGTTGTTGGTAAGGATCTACGGGCTATGTTTAGCTGGCTCAAGGACAATTAA
- the map gene encoding type I methionyl aminopeptidase, whose product MGKGIVLLSKREIEKMRNAGRLAAQLLDYLAPMVKPGVSTLELNDAAETWTQEHGARSAPLGYGKSNPYPKSICTSINEVICHGIPNKKDVLKNGDIINIDVTPIVEGYHGDTSRTFFVGTPKPDVERLVEVTKKCLYLGIEAAQPNGRIGDIGAAIQEYAEAQGYSVVRDFVGHGVSNVFHTEPQVPHYGTRGKGKKIRPGMVFTIEPMINQGTHEAEVLSDGWTAVTKDRKLSAQFEHTIAITKDGPEILTLPE is encoded by the coding sequence ATGGGTAAAGGCATCGTTCTACTTTCAAAACGCGAAATCGAGAAAATGCGTAATGCAGGACGTCTCGCAGCACAACTACTGGACTATCTTGCCCCTATGGTCAAACCCGGCGTAAGCACCCTCGAACTGAACGATGCGGCAGAGACCTGGACCCAAGAACATGGCGCGAGAAGTGCACCCCTAGGCTACGGCAAAAGCAATCCCTACCCCAAATCCATTTGCACCAGTATTAATGAAGTGATTTGCCACGGCATTCCCAATAAGAAAGACGTTTTAAAGAATGGCGACATTATCAATATTGACGTGACCCCCATTGTTGAGGGCTACCACGGTGATACTTCTCGTACTTTTTTTGTGGGGACACCCAAGCCGGATGTTGAACGCCTCGTTGAAGTCACGAAAAAATGCCTTTATCTCGGCATCGAAGCAGCCCAGCCCAATGGCCGCATTGGTGATATTGGCGCAGCCATTCAAGAGTACGCTGAGGCCCAGGGTTATTCTGTGGTGCGTGATTTTGTCGGACATGGTGTTAGCAATGTTTTTCATACTGAGCCTCAAGTACCCCATTACGGTACACGCGGCAAGGGTAAAAAAATCCGTCCGGGCATGGTGTTCACCATTGAACCGATGATTAATCAAGGTACCCATGAAGCGGAAGTTCTAAGCGATGGTTGGACGGCTGTCACAAAGGATCGTAAGCTTTCGGCACAGTTTGAACATACGATCGCCATTACTAAAGATGGCCCTGAAATTTTGACGCTGCCAGAATAG
- the bchM gene encoding magnesium protoporphyrin IX methyltransferase: MTTTANNDKTIVKDYFNAKGFDRWRRIYGDGDVNKVQADIRIGHQQTIDKVLAWLKADQNLPLRSICDAGCGVGSLSIPLHEMGARSIYASDISEKMAGEGAERAKAKFGDTPTLTFEAKDLESISGKYNTVICLDVLIHYPTEDAAQMIAHLASLSEDRLILSFAPKTPYLTVLKKIGEFFPGPSKTTRAYQHRERDIRNILIDNGFAIARTEMTSTSFYYSRLIEAVRLR; this comes from the coding sequence ATGACCACCACCGCTAACAACGACAAAACTATCGTTAAAGACTACTTTAATGCCAAGGGATTTGACCGCTGGCGGCGTATTTATGGCGATGGTGATGTCAATAAAGTACAAGCAGATATTCGCATTGGCCACCAGCAAACTATCGATAAAGTATTGGCATGGCTTAAGGCCGACCAAAATTTACCACTACGCAGTATTTGCGATGCAGGTTGCGGTGTCGGCAGTCTGAGTATTCCCCTCCACGAAATGGGTGCTCGCTCCATTTACGCTAGCGACATTTCCGAAAAAATGGCAGGCGAAGGCGCAGAACGAGCCAAGGCAAAATTCGGCGACACACCCACCCTTACATTCGAAGCCAAGGATCTCGAAAGTATCTCTGGGAAGTACAACACGGTTATTTGTCTCGATGTTTTGATCCATTACCCCACAGAGGATGCGGCGCAGATGATTGCTCACCTTGCTTCCCTGAGTGAGGATCGTTTGATCCTGAGCTTTGCCCCGAAGACACCGTACCTAACTGTGCTAAAAAAGATTGGTGAATTTTTCCCCGGACCTAGCAAAACAACACGTGCCTATCAGCATCGAGAACGCGATATTCGTAATATTCTGATCGATAATGGCTTTGCGATCGCCCGCACAGAGATGACCAGCACGAGCTTTTACTATTCCCGTCTCATTGAGGCCGTGCGACTACGGTAA
- a CDS encoding DUF427 domain-containing protein, with the protein MFSRPQPLPTTPDQESVWDYPRPPRLEPCQKQIKIMFNGVAIAETSDSYRVLETSHPPVYYLPPTAIEQHYLQAAEGQSFCEWKGLAHYYNIVVQDKTLAKVGWYYPEPTAPFKELQNYVAFYAQPMDACYVDGEKVTPQPGGFYGGWITKDIIGPFKGEPGSFGW; encoded by the coding sequence ATGTTTTCTCGTCCTCAGCCTCTCCCGACTACGCCAGATCAAGAATCCGTCTGGGATTATCCGCGTCCTCCTCGCCTTGAGCCTTGCCAGAAACAGATCAAAATTATGTTTAATGGTGTGGCGATCGCCGAAACCAGTGATAGCTATCGCGTCCTCGAAACCAGTCACCCGCCCGTATACTATCTGCCACCCACCGCCATTGAACAACACTATTTACAAGCAGCAGAAGGTCAATCTTTTTGTGAATGGAAAGGCCTTGCTCACTATTACAACATTGTGGTGCAGGACAAAACTTTAGCAAAAGTTGGCTGGTATTATCCCGAGCCGACAGCCCCCTTTAAGGAGCTACAAAATTATGTAGCTTTCTATGCCCAACCAATGGATGCCTGTTATGTCGATGGCGAAAAAGTCACCCCCCAGCCCGGCGGCTTTTATGGTGGCTGGATCACAAAAGATATTATTGGGCCTTTTAAAGGTGAACCGGGTAGTTTTGGCTGGTAA
- a CDS encoding cupin domain-containing protein has translation MNKQDIINLLNLEPHIEGGYFRETYRDETTMMTERDGGDRPLLTSIYYLLTDDRPIDYFHQNRSPIMHYFHSGSAITYHLITPAGEWQTIKLGLNITAGEVPQLLVPSGHWKTAILEEGEYGLLGESVAPGFDYRDMKVATLNELTQLYPQHQKRLVSYIHPEKT, from the coding sequence ATGAATAAGCAGGACATCATCAACCTTCTCAACCTCGAACCCCACATCGAAGGTGGTTATTTTCGGGAAACCTATCGCGATGAAACAACGATGATGACAGAACGAGACGGCGGCGATCGCCCCTTACTCACCTCAATTTATTACCTACTGACCGACGACAGACCCATCGATTATTTTCATCAAAATAGATCGCCGATTATGCACTATTTCCACAGTGGATCTGCGATCACCTATCACCTGATCACCCCCGCAGGCGAATGGCAAACCATTAAACTCGGTCTCAACATTACCGCAGGAGAAGTCCCCCAATTACTCGTGCCCAGCGGCCACTGGAAAACCGCAATCCTTGAAGAAGGTGAATACGGACTACTCGGAGAATCCGTTGCTCCCGGTTTTGACTATCGCGACATGAAAGTTGCCACACTCAACGAACTCACCCAGCTCTATCCCCAACACCAAAAACGATTAGTCTCGTATATCCACCCAGAAAAGACGTAA
- a CDS encoding diguanylate cyclase domain-containing protein → MGCIFVIDGNTGGLASVAQALGQEGYCIQTFAGDDDILTKAIAKLPELILCNTSISVVQTYQLCFAFKSHAVTRHIPLILIDQALDIQRRTKALELGFDDYIAEPCVNFELLMRFRIHLRTQALNRRLIEQEEFLQGEIFRRQLAEERLKLAEEKFGKAFYSSPNPSTITLLSDGRHIEVNDSFCQVTGYTTGEIIGKNAVELNLWVNLADRDRLFDLIRRDRRVKNHEFEFRTKHGTIHTAILSCEIIWINGEECLLSLSNDITDRKRVESQLQHANSALKRLADLDGLTQIANRRRFDTYLKYHLAEARKKGKYLSMFLCDVDHFKAYNDYYGHVAGDNCLVKLANIFRQTLTDSTDFVARYGGEEFAIILPGRSPDAAALKIQQVWQAIQEAAIPHARSQTADHVTVSFGGYIVMPESSVTTPRQLIGKADEALYRAKYQGRNQVVFA, encoded by the coding sequence ATGGGTTGCATTTTTGTTATTGATGGCAATACGGGTGGTTTAGCCTCCGTTGCTCAGGCCTTAGGACAGGAAGGGTATTGTATCCAAACTTTTGCTGGGGACGATGACATTCTGACTAAGGCGATCGCCAAATTACCAGAATTAATTTTATGTAATACATCCATATCGGTGGTTCAGACCTACCAGTTATGTTTTGCATTTAAATCCCATGCTGTAACCCGACATATTCCCCTCATTCTCATTGATCAAGCATTAGATATTCAGCGTCGAACAAAAGCCCTCGAACTTGGTTTTGATGACTATATCGCAGAGCCATGCGTCAATTTTGAACTCTTGATGCGGTTTAGGATACATCTGCGTACCCAAGCCCTCAACCGACGTCTGATAGAGCAAGAGGAGTTTCTCCAAGGGGAAATTTTTCGTCGTCAACTGGCCGAAGAACGTCTCAAACTGGCCGAGGAGAAATTTGGCAAAGCTTTTTATTCTAGTCCCAACCCCTCCACCATCACGCTATTGAGTGATGGCCGTCATATAGAGGTAAACGATAGCTTTTGTCAGGTGACAGGTTATACCACGGGGGAAATTATTGGCAAAAATGCTGTTGAGTTAAATTTGTGGGTAAATTTGGCAGACCGTGATCGGTTGTTTGATTTAATTCGTCGCGATCGCCGGGTGAAAAATCACGAATTTGAATTTCGCACCAAGCACGGCACCATTCATACAGCGATTTTGTCCTGTGAAATTATTTGGATTAATGGCGAAGAATGTCTCTTGTCTTTGTCCAACGACATTACAGATCGCAAGCGGGTAGAGTCACAGCTACAACATGCCAATAGTGCCCTGAAACGGTTAGCGGATCTAGATGGGTTGACACAAATTGCCAATCGGCGGCGCTTTGATACCTATTTGAAATATCATCTGGCAGAAGCTCGTAAAAAAGGAAAATATTTATCGATGTTTTTGTGCGATGTGGATCATTTCAAAGCCTATAACGACTATTACGGTCATGTGGCTGGGGACAATTGTTTGGTTAAACTGGCCAATATTTTTAGGCAAACACTCACCGACTCAACGGATTTTGTGGCGCGTTACGGCGGCGAAGAATTTGCCATTATTTTGCCGGGGCGATCGCCGGATGCCGCTGCTCTAAAGATTCAACAGGTGTGGCAAGCCATTCAAGAAGCTGCCATTCCCCACGCCCGTTCCCAGACCGCAGACCATGTCACCGTGAGCTTTGGAGGCTATATTGTCATGCCAGAAAGTTCGGTGACAACGCCTCGCCAGCTCATTGGGAAGGCCGATGAAGCCCTCTATCGTGCTAAGTACCAAGGCCGTAATCAAGTGGTTTTTGCTTAG
- a CDS encoding adenylate/guanylate cyclase domain-containing protein — protein sequence MPYLIRNTGESSGEQHQLQAGVNSVGRAIGNTVVIVDDSISRRHAEIEISFDHVLVRDLKSLNHTFVNGQLIMEKRLRNGDLLRCGNVEFRFVDLRPPLPNATIPPTEEAEENSSSFIQTINPQATSIKIKELLTEKNQGQPSVLRLRQADEGQRALDKLNILLEIAKELSSPDEPENLLQKILDLLFEIMSVDRAAILLKNPQTNQLDCKAIKLRNPTQKSTRFYSQKITDYVFEKGEGILTSDARVDQRFGRSESILFQSIHASMCVPLKPREDVIGVLYVDNLSLVNLYTDEDMSFLAALGNQAAIAIENNLLFKQIQAEAVMRDKLERFFPQAVSKKIKETERLGIIETEVTALFADISGFTRMSSTMEPRQIITMLNEYFQVMVEDIVFEYEGTLEKYIGDALFAIWGAPYRRPNDPQLAVQAAIDMQWAVTKLNRKWIREGKEPISIHIGLNTGDVAAGNIGSQRLIQYAAIGDTTNVTSRICNVAQAGEIILSDTTHQRLLGLNLPFEALPPTKVKGKDEPLTLYRLCWKEISIGATKPMQPS from the coding sequence ATGCCCTACCTCATCCGCAACACTGGTGAATCTTCTGGCGAACAGCATCAGTTGCAAGCCGGGGTAAATTCAGTTGGTCGCGCCATAGGGAATACCGTTGTAATTGTCGATGACAGCATTTCACGCCGCCACGCTGAGATCGAAATTTCCTTTGATCATGTTTTAGTGCGAGACCTTAAAAGCCTCAACCATACCTTTGTCAATGGCCAACTGATCATGGAAAAACGTCTCCGTAACGGTGATCTATTGCGCTGCGGCAATGTGGAGTTTCGCTTTGTCGACCTGCGCCCACCCTTACCCAATGCCACAATCCCACCTACGGAAGAAGCGGAGGAAAACTCTAGCTCGTTTATTCAAACCATCAATCCCCAAGCAACGAGCATTAAAATTAAGGAGCTACTCACTGAAAAAAATCAGGGTCAGCCTTCGGTCTTACGTCTACGGCAAGCCGATGAGGGGCAACGCGCCCTCGACAAACTCAATATTTTGTTGGAAATTGCGAAGGAACTATCGTCGCCCGATGAGCCAGAAAATTTACTCCAAAAAATTCTTGATTTGCTCTTTGAGATTATGAGCGTTGATCGGGCCGCCATTTTACTCAAAAATCCCCAAACAAATCAGCTGGATTGTAAAGCTATTAAACTCCGGAACCCGACGCAAAAGAGTACGCGATTTTATAGCCAAAAAATCACTGATTATGTTTTTGAGAAAGGGGAAGGTATTTTAACTTCTGATGCCCGGGTTGATCAGCGCTTTGGCCGTTCAGAATCGATTTTGTTTCAATCTATTCACGCTTCCATGTGTGTGCCCCTCAAACCCCGCGAAGATGTGATTGGGGTGCTGTATGTGGATAATCTTAGTCTTGTGAATCTCTACACCGATGAGGATATGAGTTTTCTGGCGGCACTGGGCAATCAGGCGGCGATCGCCATCGAAAATAATTTGCTTTTTAAACAAATTCAAGCAGAGGCGGTGATGCGGGATAAGCTTGAACGTTTTTTCCCCCAAGCTGTCTCGAAAAAAATTAAAGAAACTGAACGATTAGGGATTATTGAAACTGAAGTTACGGCGCTATTTGCAGATATTAGTGGCTTTACGCGCATGTCTTCGACGATGGAACCACGCCAAATTATCACCATGCTGAATGAATATTTTCAGGTGATGGTTGAGGACATTGTCTTTGAATATGAAGGGACGTTAGAAAAGTATATCGGTGATGCGTTATTTGCCATTTGGGGTGCACCCTACCGTCGTCCCAATGATCCCCAGCTTGCTGTCCAAGCGGCCATCGATATGCAGTGGGCGGTCACCAAGCTCAACCGTAAGTGGATTCGCGAGGGCAAAGAACCGATTTCTATTCACATTGGTTTAAATACTGGGGATGTGGCAGCGGGTAATATTGGCTCGCAACGGCTAATTCAATACGCGGCGATCGGTGACACCACGAACGTTACTAGCCGCATTTGTAATGTGGCACAGGCAGGAGAAATCATCCTTTCTGACACGACCCACCAGCGTCTACTGGGCTTAAATTTACCCTTTGAAGCGCTACCGCCGACTAAGGTGAAGGGCAAAGATGAGCCACTCACGCTCTATAGGCTCTGCTGGAAAGAGATTTCCATTGGCGCAACAAAACCAATGCAGCCGAGTTAG